One Tunturibacter gelidoferens genomic region harbors:
- a CDS encoding efflux RND transporter permease subunit, with protein MRNPPAVDERDFWLSRAAKPIFFFLIVLTIAGIYAAFQVPISVFPDTNFPRVVIGVDNGVMPVEQMQVTITKPIEDAVNSVPGLMTVRSTTSRGSAEVSLFFDWNVDMFRTLQLTDSALAKIQSSLPSTAKITTNRLTFATFPILGYALTADDRGPNTASPTALWQIATYDLKPPLNRVMGVSTVVVQGGKVPEFHIVPDPARLQTAGVTVLDLVNAVQTSNIIDSPGLYEADHQLILGLVGAQAHDVESLGRLVVKTTAAGVPIRISDVATLGPATLPVYTTVDANGTPSVLLNITRQPSSNTVAVAAAVAIEIAQLTKTLPPGVHLTPFYDQSELVRESIASVRDAILIGLLLACVILFLFLHDWTSSLIAGLVIPVTVAVTILFLWIIGQSFNLMTLGGLAAAIGLVIDDAIVVVENIVVHRDRGQSRVDAVRTALHEITVPLIGSTVTPVVVFLPLIAVTGVTGSFFRALAVTMTAALLTSLLLALTFTPALSLSLLRQHEDASSKPSADSSMADHQENGPFMRRVLDFHNRVLGWTIRRTWALAAISGVLIVLGYFAYSALGSNLLPAMDEGSFILDYIMPAGSSLATTNKALDRVEKILRDTPEVSITTRRTGLQLGLAAVTEANTGDISVRLKTKRSRPIDEIISDVRQKIKEQEPELDVEFVQVLEDMINDLSNSPEPIQIKLFSNDTTLLHDLGPKVQAAISAIPGVVDTQNGVDNTLSGPATTFQVDPGLASRLGFTVQEVAEDATSLLDGLPSTDPVIVAGRPYTVRVRMSDEHRSSLSAIENTVFNSSTGHTATLGALAEIKELPPQNEIRRENLEQVVLVSGRLEGSNLGGAMVKVKDAVAKLNLPASVRVQYGGTYEEQQKSFRELVQVLILALALVFGVLLAEFRNFSAPIAILTSSILSMAGVVLALLITRTDFNVASFMGLIMVIGIVAKNGILLLDADERARAEGADALDAMMHAAQRRLRPIVMTATAAMCGMLPLAFALGAGSQMLQPLAIAVIGGLLISVVLSLIVTPAMYYHLTARSERTGMEEPHATV; from the coding sequence TTGCGGAACCCTCCTGCTGTTGACGAACGAGACTTCTGGCTGTCGCGTGCGGCCAAGCCGATCTTCTTCTTCCTCATCGTCCTCACGATTGCCGGCATCTACGCGGCATTCCAAGTGCCCATCTCTGTCTTTCCGGATACGAACTTTCCGCGTGTCGTTATTGGCGTCGATAACGGTGTGATGCCGGTCGAGCAGATGCAGGTCACGATCACAAAGCCCATTGAAGATGCCGTCAACAGCGTCCCCGGGTTGATGACGGTCCGTAGCACCACCAGTCGCGGGTCTGCAGAGGTGAGTCTTTTCTTCGACTGGAATGTGGACATGTTCCGGACCTTGCAGCTTACCGACTCTGCCCTGGCAAAGATCCAGTCGAGCCTGCCCAGCACGGCAAAGATCACCACGAATCGTCTGACCTTCGCGACTTTTCCTATTCTTGGGTATGCGCTCACGGCAGATGACCGTGGTCCTAACACTGCCTCGCCCACTGCTTTATGGCAGATCGCCACCTATGATCTCAAGCCTCCCTTGAACCGTGTCATGGGCGTAAGCACGGTCGTGGTTCAAGGCGGTAAGGTTCCTGAGTTTCACATCGTCCCGGATCCTGCCCGTTTGCAGACGGCGGGCGTCACCGTTCTCGATCTCGTGAACGCGGTGCAGACCTCGAATATCATTGATTCTCCTGGACTGTACGAGGCCGATCACCAGCTGATTCTTGGACTGGTGGGCGCTCAGGCGCATGATGTCGAATCGCTCGGGCGTCTCGTCGTCAAGACCACCGCCGCCGGTGTCCCGATTCGTATCTCGGATGTAGCAACCCTCGGGCCTGCGACTCTTCCCGTCTACACTACCGTCGACGCCAATGGCACGCCGTCCGTGTTGCTCAACATAACGCGGCAGCCTTCCAGCAACACGGTGGCTGTGGCTGCTGCGGTCGCCATTGAGATCGCTCAGCTCACAAAGACTCTACCCCCAGGGGTTCATCTCACGCCGTTCTATGACCAATCGGAACTCGTTCGTGAGAGCATTGCCAGTGTTCGCGACGCCATTCTTATCGGGCTTTTGCTTGCGTGCGTCATCCTGTTTCTTTTTCTGCACGACTGGACCTCTTCGCTGATCGCGGGCCTGGTGATACCTGTCACCGTCGCAGTTACAATTCTTTTTCTCTGGATCATCGGACAGAGCTTTAACCTAATGACGCTTGGCGGTCTTGCCGCCGCTATCGGCCTTGTCATCGACGACGCTATCGTGGTCGTGGAAAATATAGTCGTGCATCGGGATCGTGGGCAGTCCCGTGTCGATGCAGTACGCACTGCGCTGCACGAGATCACGGTTCCTCTCATCGGGTCTACCGTTACACCCGTGGTCGTCTTTCTTCCTTTGATCGCGGTTACAGGGGTGACTGGTAGTTTCTTCCGGGCGTTGGCCGTGACCATGACTGCGGCGCTTCTCACATCGCTCCTGTTGGCTTTGACCTTTACGCCTGCGCTCTCACTTTCGCTTCTGCGTCAACATGAAGATGCATCTTCTAAGCCGTCTGCAGATAGCTCGATGGCGGACCATCAAGAGAATGGCCCCTTCATGCGGCGCGTTCTCGACTTTCACAACCGCGTGCTCGGCTGGACGATTCGCCGAACCTGGGCGTTAGCAGCCATATCCGGAGTTCTCATCGTATTGGGCTACTTTGCCTACAGCGCACTGGGATCGAATCTGTTGCCAGCGATGGACGAAGGGAGCTTTATCCTCGACTACATCATGCCAGCGGGCAGCTCTCTTGCAACGACGAACAAAGCGCTCGATCGTGTCGAAAAGATTCTCCGCGATACGCCCGAGGTTTCGATTACAACACGCCGCACCGGTCTTCAGCTTGGTCTCGCGGCCGTCACAGAGGCGAATACCGGCGATATCTCGGTTCGCCTGAAGACAAAGCGATCACGTCCCATCGATGAGATTATTTCGGACGTACGTCAGAAGATTAAGGAGCAGGAGCCGGAACTTGACGTCGAGTTTGTGCAGGTCCTTGAGGATATGATCAACGATCTCTCGAACTCGCCCGAACCGATTCAGATCAAACTCTTTTCGAACGACACCACACTTCTGCACGATCTTGGGCCGAAGGTGCAGGCGGCCATCTCAGCTATCCCGGGAGTTGTCGACACTCAGAACGGCGTGGACAATACACTGAGTGGTCCGGCGACTACATTCCAGGTCGATCCTGGTCTAGCGAGCCGCCTCGGCTTCACCGTTCAGGAGGTAGCGGAAGACGCGACCTCGTTGCTTGACGGACTCCCCTCAACCGATCCTGTGATTGTTGCTGGTCGGCCCTACACGGTTCGTGTGCGCATGTCAGACGAACATCGCTCCTCTTTGAGCGCGATCGAGAACACGGTCTTCAACTCCTCGACAGGACACACCGCGACGCTGGGTGCGCTTGCCGAGATCAAAGAACTTCCTCCGCAGAATGAGATTCGCCGCGAAAACCTCGAGCAGGTTGTGCTCGTAAGCGGTCGACTGGAAGGTTCCAACCTTGGCGGCGCCATGGTGAAGGTGAAGGACGCGGTCGCCAAGCTCAATCTTCCGGCGAGCGTTCGGGTGCAGTACGGCGGCACGTATGAGGAGCAACAGAAATCTTTTCGCGAGCTTGTCCAGGTTCTCATCCTTGCACTTGCACTCGTCTTCGGCGTCCTGCTCGCCGAGTTTCGAAACTTTTCCGCGCCGATCGCGATCCTTACCAGCTCCATTCTTTCCATGGCCGGTGTCGTTCTGGCGCTCCTGATAACGCGAACCGACTTCAACGTCGCAAGTTTCATGGGCTTGATTATGGTGATTGGAATCGTCGCCAAAAACGGCATCCTGCTACTCGATGCGGATGAACGCGCGCGGGCCGAGGGTGCAGACGCGCTTGATGCAATGATGCATGCAGCCCAAAGGCGACTGAGGCCGATTGTGATGACGGCGACGGCTGC